The genomic interval AACCCTTATATCTTGATGAACTGACGCGTACCTTTGCAAAAGAAGTAGCAGGTACGACTATATATACTGTATTTCGCTGGATAACCGAATTAGGATCAAGCACTTTTCTGACGCCGTTTACTATTATTGTATCAATGCTGTTATGGCGTGCTTTTCGGGACTGGCTGCCGGCACTCGTTTTTGTACTTGGGACGTTATCATCGCACGGATTGAATATCCTGATTAAACAGCTAGTGGAACGAGAACGGCCAAGCATTTTGGTTGCAGCCCATGCGGAAGGGTACAGTTTTCCATCCGGGCATGCGATGATTCCGATGGTCTGCTACGGTTTTCTGGCATACCTGCTGGCGCAAAAATTACATTCAAGCAAAAAAGCTGTTGTCATTCAATTCGCGCTTGCCTTGCTGATTTTATTGATTGGTTTAAG from Lentibacillus cibarius carries:
- a CDS encoding phosphatase PAP2 family protein; the protein is MFTRRNYIVVLLFAMILIITGIWIVRIISGQPLYLDELTRTFAKEVAGTTIYTVFRWITELGSSTFLTPFTIIVSMLLWRAFRDWLPALVFVLGTLSSHGLNILIKQLVERERPSILVAAHAEGYSFPSGHAMIPMVCYGFLAYLLAQKLHSSKKAVVIQFALALLILLIGLSRYVINVHYLTDVLAGFIFGFIFLLGQIYVYKWLRAKWT